From the Parus major isolate Abel chromosome 1A, Parus_major1.1, whole genome shotgun sequence genome, the window CAAGGAGAGGCCCTGGGCAGTTCCTGGGCATGCACACACGAGTGGGCACACTGCCTGGGAAGAAGGCAGGCGGGCACAAAAGGTGACGCAGAGGGCAGCTGTTCCTGCAAGGCAGGTTTTGGTGTTctcatttgttcttttttttctcttgttccctAGGGAATTTTAAAGGTCTGTGTAAGCAAATCGATCACTTCCCTGAGGATGCAGATTATGAAGCCGATACAGCAGAATATTTCCTCCGTAAGTCCGCAGGCTCTTTCTGCAATGGCTCGTAGGTGCTAGCGTCGGGcgccttttgttttctgaacacaGGGTGGTGGAGACACTGGGACCTGTGAGGCTCAGTGGAAAACCCAGAGCCTTGTCACCCCCTAAAAATGACTCCACTCTCACCTCCCAGGGACCCTGCCCATGAGACAGTGCAAATTCAAACTCACAGTAACAACAAATGGCgtttttatttattagcagAAATTAATTGTGATATAAAATCAGAGTCTTAATTCAAATCCACTGAAAAGCCGAGGTCAGACTGGCCTAGCTggggcagtgtgtgtgtgtgagtgtgcatGTCCTCCTGAAGCAGAGGAAGTTTGTATTTCCTTATCTGATACTCCAGTGGCACCAGACTTAAGGAATTAACTGGATTTTGACTGAGGAGCTCTTATTGCTGTCTTCACCTTTCCCCAAACCCCGCTTCCCTACGGAGGCTGCAGATCTGATCTTTGCTGGTTTTAGTGATGGGAGCAGGAAGCAGGAATAAGAACAGTCAGAGCCCTTTGAAGGAAAGACCTGGTGCTCACCCAGAGCCCTTAGAGAGATGCTGAACCCTAGGCACAAGGCATGTCTGTAATGAAACCTGGCCCGAGCTCCACGTCCAGCCTGAGATGTGTGAGCAAAGCTCACAGCGCTTTGCGCAGCAGCACCCTGGCCAGTAGGACAGATCCACATCATGCCCTGCCTGGTTGCTCTCCCCAGCCAGCATTTCCACCCACCCCAGAGGCAGGAGCTTACTCTTCCTTTagcacagctgagcagggaaCACTCCTCCTTTTAGGTCTTCACCttgctgtcctgccctgcctccaCAAGCCCAACATCTTTTGACATCATGAGATCTTCTCCCAACAGAAATCTGAGATAAGTGCTTTTGACCTTCCAAGGTTAATCATCAGAGGCTTCCAAAGACCGGGAGTCTTTCAGAATAGCTCCTTGTCATCCGGGTGTGCTCCAAGCCAGATGTGGAGACCCAGCCCTGCGGCACGGATGAGAGAGATAATTTAGGATCTGTGAGGCTCATTTGTATGTGAAAAGAGGCAGATCTTATGCTGCTTCCTCTTGGTTTCTCAAACAGTCCTTCATCCACTGTAAATTGTAAATAACCAAGGGAGATTGCTTCTTTCAGCTGCCTTTCTGCAGCACCGGTCTCTTAATTGCTGCATGGCCCCtgaacagcagagctgaagaCAGGGGTTTGATCCAGTTTGGCACAGGGATGCCAAAGGTTTGCAGGCTGCCTCCGAGGGCAaaccagccctggcagagctgcttgaGAGCAAGGAAGCTGCTTGCAGCATCAAttgcacttcagaaaaaagaGTTCGGGGAAGGGGCCAAACATCTCAAGAAGGATGGGTTTGTCCCCTCAGAGGGAACAAGATCTGAAGACAAAAACCAGCCCAATGTCAGGACCTGAGAGTGTTCCCAGGGGAGAGCCCTTCTTAAGAAAGAACCAGGTTCAAAGAGAGATTTGGCAAGTCAATAAAGGATGACTTGGGTCATTCCTGAGGGAACTGGGATTTCTGCTGGCTTAGACCTGCCTGGAGAAGGACCCCACTGAATAGCTTCTTCCCAGAACTTCTGTAAAACCAGAGTCCATGGGTGCTCTGCACGGGCAATGCCTGGCGGTACCATCAGAAATAGCTAGGAAGTTGTTTATCAGTATCAGAGTAGGCAATTTCCTCATGCCCCAGGGGACCAGGACAGTCACGGGGTAGTGTCCATAGCCTGGCTAGAAGGGCTTAGCCATTATTTCTGCCAGCCATCCATGTAAGTTGTCTTAGgacttttgaaattaaatgttgtTATCAGAGAGGGACCAGAAGCATCCCTGTATTTCCTTGCTAGCAGATGCAGATGAATTTAGGGAGCATATACCACCAGCCCCTCTTCTTTAGGCCACAGGCCCTGGAGCCAGGAAGACTGGATGATATTCTCCCCTTCTCTTGCTGGCATGGTCCTCCTGAAAGGCTGAAGAAGGCTACTTTCCTTCTCCACCACAtgacagctgcagcttcccatgTCAGTCAGCAACTTTGTGTTCTCCCAACAGACGTGAATTTCAGAATTAAGACAGAGATAAAACTGATGTAGTCAGGACCAGGTTGCAGGACAGACCAAGCATCCCCCTAGAAACCCTCTCAAGAGTGGGTGTCTGCTTGACGTTTGCTTCCTGCCATTTAAGCTTCCCTTCGTCAAATGCCACCTTGTTTTCCAGAAGCTATTAAGATGGTTATTACTGTTATCCTGTTCCCTGAAACACAGCCaagaagagctggaaagcaAGCAAGAGAGGTTTCTCCCTGCCTTCTGCATTCCCCATGCACAGGCAGTGGGTTAGGCCCCCCTCAAAGAGCTGATTGCTTGTGCCTAGCAGGATCCAGGGACCAGCAGGGTCTTTTAAGCAGGGTCTCTGCTCACTTAAGAAAAAGTCCTGCATTTGCTTCATTGGGATCATTCTTGCAGGCAAGGAAGGATTAGCTTTCATCCCCCTTCCAGATCTTTGCTCCACAAGCAGAATTGCACCAGCCCGTCTGATACCTTTCTTTATCAAGCAAGGCTTCATTTCACACTTTAACAGCTTATTTTCTCTTGTGAAGGGAGGAGAGAAGGCCTtcctagtttaaaaaaaaaataggaatattcGCAACGCAGACTCAGGCAGAGCGCTGGCTCCCACTGAGCCGCCCACGAGCGGTGTGTGCGTGCGTGCCTGTGTGCGTGGGTGTGCGTACACACAGACTTGGCCTTTCGCTGCGTGAACACGAGTCAGGCCCCCCAGAAGCTTTGGGGTATGTTTTGCATGCACATATGAGCATATACGTGCATCTGTGCATCCATGCCATTGCCCTCTGCTGGCTGAGCTCTTCCCATATCGACCGATGGAGAGTGTGCGTGTGTGGGAGCTGGCACATCCAAACCCATCACTGCCCTCTGGAAGGAGCCCAGTCATTTAATCACTAGGATAAACCCCGCATTTcggcacacagggctgggactttttcttctcagtcctcactgcagctgcagcgCAGTGCATGGCACCACGAGCTCCTTCTCAGccctaaaaaaaaccaaaaaacttctCCTTGAGATGCTCATGCCCTTTCCGGAGGATTTGAGattgagcagctctgcaggaagcaTTTGGGTTGCTGCTCTTTGAAGTGCAGGCTTGAGCGGCAGAGCCCCgcagaaggagaagctgaaTGGTGCCTGGGCTCCCCCTCCAGCCCACAGTCCCCCcgaaaagagaggaaaagacagTGTGAGGGGGCACAGACAAGGCAGGCAGGCTCCCAACACAGCCACCAGCCCCGCAGTCCCCTCTACCTCCCTGTGCTGAACCACCAGCTTcgtgacagcagcagtggccaggGCATGGGAGAGTTGTTTTGGACCACTCTCTTTTTCTGACAcactttgtttctctctctctccctccctccctccatcaTCCAATGCCTTTATCTCTCCTTAAATTACTCCCCTACTGCACATTGccctctgcctctccccttCACCCCCACCCACAAAACGTGCTCGCGTGCCCCGTCCCCTCACTCCGGCACCATTTCCATGCCCCTGTTTGCTGTCTCTCACACCTGTGTTGTTCtttctgccctgccctccctctctcctctgcagGGGCTGTTAGAGCCTCTAGTATTTTCCCGATCCTGAGTGTGATTCTGCTTTTCATGGGTGGACTCTGCATTGCAGCCAGCGAGTTCTACAAAACCCGACACAACATCATCCTTAGTGCCGGCATCTTCTTCGTGTCTGCAGGTAAAGGGATGCACAGGGCCTGATGCCCCAGGGGTGGGCTCCAGGGGTTGGGGGGCATCTGCAGGGGTGCAGTGGCCCAGACAGATGAGTGtgcatttcccagccctgaTAAGCTTTATTTGAGCTGaaagcagcaccacagggaTGCCTCTCCATGCTGTCTGCTTGcccagcagaggcaggcaggcaggcaggggctTTTCTCCTGCTTGGGAGCTGACAGAGAATTTCCCTAATATCTGACATCTCTCAGGGACCAGGAGTGCagtccagggaagcagcaggcaCCTGAGGAGGGTTTTGCCTGAGTCTCCCAAGTAAAACTGCCCATccaggaggggacaggcagggattCAACCCCACAGCCCCCACCACTGCCACGTGTGACCTTCCTGacatctcctcctctctcccctgcCGGACGGCTTGCAGGTCTGAGTAATATAATTGGCATCATCGTATACATATCAGCCAACGCTGGAGACCCCTCCAAGAGTGACTCCAAGAAGAACAGCTACTCCTACGGCTGGTCCTTCTATTTCGGGGCCCTGTCCTTCATTATAGCCGAGATGGTGGGAGTGCTGGCTGTCCACATGTTCATAGACCGGCACAAACAGCTGCGTGCCAACGCTCGTGCCACGGACTACCTCCAGTCCTCCGCCATCACCCGCATCCCCAGCTACCGGTACCGCTATCAGAGACGCAGTCGCTCCAGCTCCCGCTCCACTGAGCCTTCACACTCCAGGGATGCCTCTCCCGTCGGGATCAAAGGGTTCAACACCCTCCCATCAACAGAGATCTCGATGTACACCCTGACCAGGGACCCGCTGAAGGCGACCACCACCCCCACCGCCACCTACAACTCCGACAGGGATAACAGTTTCCTCCAGGTTCACAACTGTATCCAGAAAGAGAACAAGGACTCTATCCACACCAACACAGCCAACCGCCGGACCACCCCGGTATGAAGCCGTCGCCAGGAGCTGAAAATGGGGCAGGAACGGGCAGGAGGAGACGGGGGTgggctgcagggtggggagggtgGAAGGGGGCAGGGGGCAGCAGggggggtggggaaggaggaggtggaagCACCCCTTGGTGGAGTGGGGACCTTcccaatgcaaaaaaaaaaaaaaaatccacaaaaaaaccaacaaaagcaaacaaaaaaactgacaaaaaaataataaaaaaaaccaacgaAGGAACAAGCAGATAAGCAGACAAACAAGCgagtgaacaaaaaaaaaaaccaaacaaatgaaaaggaaacatgAGGAAAGAgacaacagtgaaaaaaattcttaaaaaaaaaaaagaaaaagaaaaaagaaaaaaaagaaaaacctttaaactgagagaaagagatttaaaaaatagaaataaatttaaaagaaaatgcatgatTTCCCATGTAccattattttaacatttaataaaaacagattaaaaaaaataaaagggaaccaagaaataaaaaatgacaataaatcaagtgggaggaagaggaggaggcagcttttttaattttgggaggttttattattttattttatggtttGTTTCCCACTTACCTTTAACCCAGCACAAGCTTCTTGGGGAACAGGGGATGGGTGTTCGGCTGCCAGTGACTTCAGTGTTCTTGGGCCATTTATGGAGGATCCTGGGTGCTGGAGTTAGCCATGACCCACTCTGTTCCCCTGAGACCCATGGGGATACACTCCATTCCCCTAGGATCCGTGGGGATCCACTCATCCTCCACAGGTACCTAGGGGTTTAAAGTGACCCTAGGGAGTGCAGGAGCTGATGCTGAGTCACCCCTccacagtgtccccaggggGATCCCCACTTCCCCAGCCCTTGGGACCCTGGGGTTAACGGTGACAgtgcaaaaaaaacaaacagacacaGTAAATAAAGACACAcaagcagagacaaaaaaaaaaaaaaaaagaaaaaaaaaaggacaaaagaggtttcttaaaaaataaagtggcaattttttaataaaacaacagctataaataaatgtaaatataataaGTGGATTTACTTGCAAGAAGAACagatagtatttttttcttttaatttttgttttcttcagctttaaactgtgaaaaaaaaagtaaaaaaggaaaagaggcagcagggagctgtgtgggAGGCACAGGTGGGGGGGGGCTGGTGGAGGACAGCTGGGGCTCCCATCCTTTCAGGGTGATGATGCTGTGGGGGGGACACACACGGGATGCTGTGGGGGGGACAGCACTCACGCACACGTGTGCCCATGCTCACACACTCGTGCCCTGTGGGCGCATGCTCTCCTGTGAATGCTCCAGAGGCTCCCCAGGGTGGCCACGCACCCCTCAAATCTGCCCACATCCCCTTTGGGTCACATCAGTGGGGCTGCAGCCACGCAGGGGCACGGTCAGGCCACCCAGCCGCCCCCCGAAATCGCTCCCGTCCTCgcctgggcacaggcagcacacCCTGAGCCGGAGGCGGCCCCAGGCTGTGATCCCGCTGCCTGCCATCCCCACCTCCGAGCCCCCAGCGCCCCTCCAGGTGCCCCGCCAGCGGCTCTCCCTGCCCGCCGGCTTTTGCCCTCCTCGCCACCCCTCTCCTGGGGGTCCCCCACTGCCGTGGTCGCCTCCACAACAGCAAGGCAAGGCGAGCTGGGTCCCCCCATCCCTCCCGGACCCCCaggcctggctgctccctgcctggggcagcGGGGAGCCAGCGGTGAGcgcagctccctgcagcagagccgGGGGCGGaggggaggtggcagcagggctgatgGGTGGGTGCCTCTGTGACACCCGCGGACACCGGCCAGCCCGGGGCGAGGACAGGACCCCTTTGGGGCTGCCCCCCGAAAGCAGAAGTGCCCGGGGCAGGCAAAAATGCCGAGAGTTTGCAGGATGGGGCCGCTGAGCCCTTCGGCAGCGCAGACCCACTTTTCGACTCTTTTTCCGtccccattcctgctgctccagtttTAGGAGCTGCGCAGTCCCCGCTCCAGGTCCCAGCGGGGGTTCTGCTTTAAAGCAGCCAGATCCTCCCCGCTCCCCCCGACCCACTGCTACTTCACCCCCCCTTCCCCGCCCTGGGGTAGGGCGGGGGGGGCAGCAGAGGGACGGGGTCACCCCCCAAAACGGCATCACAGGGCAAGAGGTGGATGCGAGCGCCTCGGCTGGGTGTTCAGACCCTACCCCACTGCTGACATCCTCTCCCGTGGCCTCCCAGCCCTTTCAGAAGGATTCACAGGGGACATCCACCCCCTCCAAGGAGCCCAGAGGAGTAAGTTAAAGCCGGCTCCCCAGCGTAGAGGGAAGGTGGCGTTGGGGTTTCCATCCTCACCCAACCCTGCTCGGAGCTGGGGAGCATTCACAGGGCTGAGTGCGCCCTGGGGCCAGGCGGGGACAGCGAGGGAGGGCGCCGGGACAGTGTGCAGGAGGCAAGGGCTGGCGGGGAAGATTTTCCGCAGGGTGTTGCTCATGTCCAGCTCAAACCAGTACAAGAAACCAAcctccattttctttatttcgtgggtttttttcagactgttaaaaagaaaaaaattttaaaaagagaaaatgacaaaaaaaaaaaatcctggtacatgaaataaagatttttttttttataacttgGTCCTCGTTTATGTGCATTTATTGGGGGGGATTTGTAGTGCCAGAAGAGTTCCTCAAAACCTAACAAGAGAATCAACTGCTGTGGACAATTTCATCCTCGTTGGCAATTCAGAGGATGGTCTTGCTTCAAGACGGTCTTCAAGATACAGGAATGGATGAGGCAAGAGGAGAGGGCTTTGCCACAACTTTTTAAGTAAGTGTAGGTAAACTCAAGTCATACATGGGCTTTCTCTGCTGCCCTCCAAAACATCTGTTCCAGCCTCTCTTTAGCCTCCAGCATCTCCCCTCCTGTTCCATTCTTTCTGAAGATACCACAAAGGCTGATGCTCCAATTCCTGCTGGCAAACAGTGGCTCTTGTGGCAAGCCAAGAATTGCCATCAAGGTTGAAATTCATACACACTGGAGGGCTCAAAAAGAAAGTGACCCCAgcattgttttggggttttgttcaGCCACTCATGGCAATTTCCTCAATAGCTGGGTTGGCAGTGGGTGCCTGGTGGGAATGCTCAGCATAGAAGCTTGGAGCAGGGGAATAACTTACAGGTGGAGATGTagacacagaaacagatgaggtggcagcagagaagggagaCGAGATCCCTACAAAGGGGACTAGGGTCCTGGCACATCTCCTCATCTCCCACTCCCCACTGGCAGCAAGGATGTCACCAGTGAGCCTCCCTTCACTCTGCACTGGACTCTCACTTCCCATGAGACCCTCCATGGCTTTCTGAATCAGACCAGAATCCCCATCAGATTCTGTCACTACTAGCTCAGACAGATGGCATGGAAAGACAACCACCTGAGTGACAAGGCCTCTCTGTGTGTGACCCACAGCAGACAAATGAGACCTCGAGCTGAATGAGCAGCTGGGACCAGGGGACTTTATTTGGCCGGAGCAAGGAAggcacagctggctccaggaATCCCAGCAGACACTGGTGGGCCGCAGTGTAATCACAGCACTGCAGTTCTCCCTGCTGCCCAATGCACCTCACACATGTTGGTACCTGTGCACAGCAACTGTATTCCCTGGCCAGCCCCAGTGGGTCCCCACTCTGGCCCTCACTGCACCCCCTCCAGCACAAACTCCTGCAGCTCATCCCTCTTCTTTGGGTTCCTGGTAGCACCTAACACCCACCCCAGCATTCCAGCTGGCAGGACACTTCATTGCCAAGGTAATTGGGGGCACACGCCGACCcatttctgctcctcctccagggACCCTTCCTAGCAGCGGCCTCACCAAGAAGGAGGGCATAGGGAGGGGAGAGGCAGCAAAGCAGGCCAGGAGCCTGTCTGGGGGACACCAGGGAGCTCCCAACCCTGCCACATGCACATCTAGGAGGCAGCTGCCTTCCCACCCCATCTAGTGCACAGACACCCCCAAAccttctcacctcctcctcatCTCCTCGCCTGGTTCTGAAGCCTCCAGTGCTGAGTGTTCCTGCTCAGGCATGAGTGGGATAAGCTGAAGGAGCCCCCCTGCATTTCCTCCATCCACCCTGTGATGCTTCCAATCCTGGcctgctgcagagcttgggGAAAGAGTGTGCTCCCTCACCCTTGCCCGTGCCAGCAAGGCACTGGGGAGATGTGGCTACACTTCCCACGCAACGTCTTGCCTGGAGTGAAGGGTCTCATGGCTGTCCCCCTCTGCAAAACTCCATGAGGGGCTCCTTCCTCACAGGGTGCAGATGCTTCTCCCCTTCTCTATCTGGCTTTTGTGGGATAAAGCAGCACCGGCCTGAAATTAGGTGTGGGGAATGCTCCTCAGACAGCGCCAGCCTCCATGCCTTAATAATTAGTACTAATATTCACCACTTATACAGCACTTTTCATGTTCAAAGCACTTTGCAAACATTAACTAATTAATGTCATATTAAGTGATGTCTTAGAGGGGCAGCATCGAAAGCAAACGACTTGTGCGTGGGCAGAAGCTCTCATTCCCCATCTCTCCCCAGGCACATTAACACTTAGGTTGGTGAGAGCCCCTAATATGttttcctgctcccctcctAGTTCTCAGAGCTCCCCATGCCATGTGCTTGCCATTCCCATTGCTGACCGTGTGCTCTGGCAGGCCCTGAGCATGGCAGGGGTGAGCAGGGCACCAGGGTCTACTCCTCGGCAGAACTGAGCCACTGAGACCTTAGGGAAGCCAAAGACTGGTGACTGAGAGGTCAGTTAAaatatttgggttggaaaagtTCCTGGCCCAGTCCCAAGACccagcagtggggaaggagagaCAGCAGGCCCCTCGCAACACGGCCAGAGTGGAGAAGGAGCAGGCAAAGTCTGGTCCGATGCCTTCAGCCAGGTCCCTGTCATGCCCCAGCCTTGTGGCCTCTTTGGGGCCAGTGGTCATTCCCTGCTTTGAGGTGCCAGAGGAATGCAgtgcctggccctgcacagggctgatTTTGGACAGCACCCCTCCAAACCTGAGGATATGCTCTCAAATGCTGGCCATGGATTGGTAGGAGGCAGGCAGAGAGAGTGCTGCCCTATTCAGTCAGAGCAATTTGCAAGGATGGCTCTGGCAAAGGATATGAGCTCCAGAGGGCCTGCATTGCCCAAGGGATGCAGGCCTGTACTGGCAGTGGTGCCAGGTCTTCCATCCCATGGAGACACAGCATGGCTGGAGAGGGGGCTTCCTTCGTGGGATGGTGTGGGGCAAGGGAGTACTTGTTACTCAGTAATGCCCAGGCCCTCACGTGTGTGGGTCTGCTGTCAACATGTgcttgctgctcctctgctgcctctctcaTATGGACctcagccagagctggctgcGTTTTGCTTCAGTGGGAGATGCTCTGAGAGCTCCTCATGTGGGGAAACCCAGATACTTGGCTATTAAATTAACATCGGGCATTTAACTGCATCATTGAAATGGTTTAAACACCCAGGAGTGGTAATTAGTAATTATGGTTTGGTGAGGGAGGATATTAAGACCCAGGTATGGAGCCcagtatttttctctgcagataaTTTTTAGTGCCAGATGACTACAGAGAGAGGCCAAGCGTCAGACACGCAAGCCTGCTGTCTTGCTTGTGTGTGAGAACTGCCACAGGGGAAGGAGACAGCCACACAGCTCGCCTTTCAAAAGCCAAGCACCGAGGCCAAGGACACAGAAAGGTTTGAGATGGAGAGCTGATGGAGAAGGAAGGTCTGTGAAGAGGTACAGTCAACATAACTAAAACTGCTAGGTGAGCAAGGATGGGGAAGGACAGGCTAGCTGAATGTCCTGGAAGTGTCCTCAAAGGTAGAGGTCTTGGAATCTCTTAGCATCTCCTTCCCAGGTGCCTTGCAGCTTCTGGGGCCTTCTCCCCTCATCTCTCCAGGCCCTTCTGAACACCTTCTGCAGACAAAAAGAAGAGACAACTGTTTTGGTAGGGAAGAGTGGCAGAGGATAAAATTTGAGTAGGACCTATGCATATTAAACAGATGTGAATTAAATGCCACCACTCTGATTTCTACCTCCAAGAGTGGGGAACAAATTACCCCTCACGCTAAGGTGAGGCATGGAGCTGTATCACACCTGGACTGCTGTGCAGtgtgcagctcctcacccaGGCAGGGCATTTACAGAACTTCTGATCATGCATTCTGATTGAGCATACCTGTACCACAGCTTGCTGGCTCCACAGACCTCCAGAGTAGCTGTGCAACCACGATGCCCCATGGAGATGGAAAACTCCCCTTCAGCCCGAGGAGGAAACAGGACCCTGTCACCCGGACATGGTCATGAAAAGACCTTTAACTGGGGATTTGTGTTCACAAGGGTAGGGAGGACATCTGTGATGTCCCAATAACCAGGGTGGCTGCCCCTTACTAAAGCCATCAACCACTGGCTGGTAGAGTGGTGCTGAGGACTTGCCAGGCATGGAGCTGCACTGAGGACACTGACAGAGGATCCAGGACCCAAATGGGCCATGCTGCTTCCCa encodes:
- the CACNG2 gene encoding voltage-dependent calcium channel gamma-2 subunit isoform X1 — its product is MGLFDRGVQMLLTTVGAFAAFSLMTIAVGTDYWLYSRGVCKTKTVSENETSKKNEEVMTHSGLWRTCCLEGNFKGLCKQIDHFPEDADYEADTAEYFLRAVRASSIFPILSVILLFMGGLCIAASEFYKTRHNIILSAGIFFVSAGLSNIIGIIVYISANAGDPSKSDSKKNSYSYGWSFYFGALSFIIAEMVGVLAVHMFIDRHKQLRANARATDYLQSSAITRIPSYRYRYQRRSRSSSRSTEPSHSRDASPVGIKGFNTLPSTEISMYTLTRDPLKATTTPTATYNSDRDNSFLQVHNCIQKENKDSIHTNTANRRTTPV
- the CACNG2 gene encoding voltage-dependent calcium channel gamma-2 subunit isoform X2 translates to MTIAVGTDYWLYSRGVCKTKTVSENETSKKNEEVMTHSGLWRTCCLEGNFKGLCKQIDHFPEDADYEADTAEYFLRAVRASSIFPILSVILLFMGGLCIAASEFYKTRHNIILSAGIFFVSAGLSNIIGIIVYISANAGDPSKSDSKKNSYSYGWSFYFGALSFIIAEMVGVLAVHMFIDRHKQLRANARATDYLQSSAITRIPSYRYRYQRRSRSSSRSTEPSHSRDASPVGIKGFNTLPSTEISMYTLTRDPLKATTTPTATYNSDRDNSFLQVHNCIQKENKDSIHTNTANRRTTPV